AAGCACAAGCGCTAATCAGCAGCTTTCTAATTATTAAAGTGtgcttttattcaaatgtgGAAGTACAAATTAGTACTGTTCTACGAAATATAACTTGCAAATATTGCATAATCTTATTTAATAGATGTCATCGGTTACCATCGTAATTTGTTGTGACTCATTCCagtagagaaaataaataatataaattattttccccccaatttttttttcttttatcaaaaaatacaataatacaaCAAAATAGAGGTCTGCATATGAAAAAATATTCGCTGTGgttcatttcatatttacataAAACAGTTGCACATTAACTTTGAGTCAGAATCCTTCGAGCATTGCACAACATTTTCAGGCGCTTTCAAGATAACTGGTGAAAACACACCATCGTCCGTATCCCAGTCCAGACTGGTGTTCGTTGTAAAGACGCTGCACGTCTGTCGTTGCTACATTTCGAACAAGAAAATGCTCAACggtgtatttttctttctaaaaGAAGAGACttcaaagtaaaatgaaatTCATCTGAATCGTCATACAAAGATTAGATAAATacgcaaagaaaataaaacaatacaaatgtatttactgTCTCCTAGAGCAAAGAGAAAACTATATTCACATCCAACAACAGGACTTTTCATCCCCTAGGTGGCAGCAGCTCATGTGTGGAGCGGATGTCCGTCATACTGGTAGCAGAACGATGGGGGGACCGGCTCCTGGCCGGTCCCAGAGTCGTACCTCGTGAGGCAGGGGTAGCTTTCAGACTGCACACAGTCCAACTGCAGGTCCAGCCACTGCCTGCGAGGAGCGTTGTGCCTCCGGGCATCTGTCAGGATCCGGTTCAGGGCCATGATGTAGCTGAGGGCCATCTGCAGAGTTTCGTACTTGGACAGTTTTTTGTCCTGGCCCCACTGGGGCACCACTTTACGCAGGCGATCAAAGGCGGTGTTCAGGCCCTGCATCCGCTTCCTCTCCCTGGCGTTGGCAGCCATCCGTCGCCTCGTGGCAGGCTCGTGTCTCTCCGGCCCGTTGGAGTCTGGCTCCGAGGACTCGGATCCGGAGTCGGTGCAGCTGGGCCGGCGAGACTTCATGATCTGGAAGCGAGCGTCCTCGGGCACGAGTCGAGAGGGAC
Above is a window of Brachionichthys hirsutus isolate HB-005 chromosome 7, CSIRO-AGI_Bhir_v1, whole genome shotgun sequence DNA encoding:
- the atoh7 gene encoding transcription factor atoh7, coding for MKSRRPSCTDSGSESSEPDSNGPERHEPATRRRMAANARERKRMQGLNTAFDRLRKVVPQWGQDKKLSKYETLQMALSYIMALNRILTDARRHNAPRRQWLDLQLDCVQSESYPCLTRYDSGTGQEPVPPSFCYQYDGHPLHT